The sequence CTCTAACGGTTCTGATAACTCATTGCGATACACCTTAGCCACACTATAAATGCTGCGTTGTTCAGGCGCGTAATAGAGCCGCGCGAACAAATCGCCCAACAGGCCCAGCCCTAAAAACTGCACGCCGCCCAAAAACAGCACCGCCGAAAACAGCAGCAGCGGGCCGTTCTGAATAAAAATGTCTTCGTGCCAGAAGAGCTTTTTACAGAGCAGCCATGACGCCAGCAACATTGCCACCGCAATCATCGTCGCGCCAACGCTGCCAAAAAAATGCAGCGGGCGCGCGAGGTAACGCACCAACAGGCGAATCGTCAGCAGGTCGAACATCACGCGGAAGGTGCGCGACAGGCCGTAATGCGATTGGCCGTTGGCGCGCGGTTGGTCTTTGATGGGGACTTCGGCAATGAGCGCGCCTTCGATGCTGGCCAGCGCGGGGATGAAGCGGTGCATTTGGCCATACAGCGGCACGCGTTTGAGCACGTCGCGGCGATAGGCTTTGAACGTGGTGCCGAAATCGTGGATCGGCACGCCGGAGGCTTTGGCCATCAGTTGATTGGCGATGCGCGAGGGCAAGGTGCGCCGCACACCGTCCTGGCGGTTCTGCCGCCAGCCGCTGACGATGTCGTAACCTTCCTTGAGCTTTTCGATGAAGCGCGGGATGTCTTCGGGTGCATGTTGCAGGTCGCCGTCCATGGCGATGATGACTTCGCCAGCGGCGCGGTCGAACCCGGCGGCCAGCGCGGCGGTTTGGCCGAAGTTGCGGCGCAGGCGTAAGCCCGTGACGCGCGGGTCGAGGGCGCAAATGTCTTTGAGGATGACTTGCGTGCGGTCATTGCTGCCGTCGTCTACAAAAACCAGTTCGTATTCGACAGCCAACGTTTCCAGCACGCGGGTGAGGCGGCGATAGAGTTCGGGCAGATTGGCTTCTTCGTTATGAAAGGGGACGACGATGGAATAGTCCAAGCGGGCAGGCTCCTTTGGCGAAATGGCGGAGAGCTTGTCCGGTTAGCGTAGGGGCAACCTAGGTGTCTGCCCCCGTGGCATCAGACGGAATCGAAGGCGTCAAATGCGACCGGGGCAGACACACATGTCTGCCCCTACGCTATCTGGAAACTCTCCGCTGCCCGGCAATGTTCAACCGCCAAGGCGGCAAAAAGTTAGCAGGTTGGTCTGCGTCTTTCAACGCTCGACCGCGCTGAGCCGCCATTCGCCCAACGTGCCCAACGCCGTTGCGCCGCGTTCGCTGAAGCGGATGCCGGAACCCGCGACGAGGTCTTTGACGGTGCTGGTGACGAGGACTTCGCTGATGGCGGCTTGGGTGGCGACTTGAGTGGCGAGTTCGACGGCGGGGCCGCCGACGCGATCTTTCATCACGTCGCATTCGCCCGTGTGCAAGCCGACTTGCAGCTTGATGCCAAGACGCCGCGCCGAATCGCGGATGGCGCAGGCGGCGCGGATGGCGCGGGCGGGGCCGTCAAACGTGGCGATGATCTGGCCGCCGTTGAGTTCGCTGCCGATTTGGGCGGCGTGACCTTTGAACATTTCGATTTCGCGTTTGACGTGCGCCTGGTGGCGGTTGAGCAATTCGTGATAACGCGCGTCATCAAACCGTTCGGGGAGTCGTTCGATATCGGCCGCCGATCCGACCGAATGCGCAACCAGCACGGTCGCCAGCACACGATCCACTTCGGTGGCATAACGCACGCCGGTCAGGAACTCTTCGATCTCGCCGAGGATGGATTCCTGATCGCCGACGAAAGGCAGATGGTCAATGCCGGGCAGTTCGACGAATTTGGCGCCGGGGATGTGTTCGGCCAGATAGCGACCTTCTTCGACGTGCAGCAAGGCGTCGTCGGTGCGGTGCAGCACCAGCGTCGGCACTTGAATCGCGGGCAACACGGGGCGAATGTCAATCGCGGCGCTCATGCGCGTCAACGCCAGAGCAGCGCCGGGGCTGGCGCCCATGCGCAAGTAAGTCGCCCACCATTTGCTGAACTGCGGATCGTTGGCGCGGCTGGGGGCGCGGTCTTCGAGGCCGACAGGGCCGCCCCAATGCTGGCGAATCTCTTCAAAGAAATGCTCGCGGTGCTCTTCGGTCGGCCCCCAGGGGTAATCTTCGGCCCAGAGGCGGCGCGCGTAACTGCCGATCATCACCAGCGCGGTGGTCTTTTCGGGATAGGTGGCGGAAAACAAGCTGCACAGCGGGCCGCCTTCCGAAATGCCGCAGAGCACGGCTTTTTCTGATCCGGCGGCTTCCATCACGGCGCGCACGTCGTCCATGCGCTGTTCCAGCGTGGGCAATTCGTTGAGCGGGACGCGGTCGCTCAGGCCGGTGCCGCGTTTATCGAAAAGGATCACGCGCGCGAATGAAGCCAAGCGATTCAGGAATTGCGCAAAGCCTGGCTCTTTCCAGAACCATTCCAAGTGCGAGACCCAGCCCATTACAAAGACCAGATCGAGCGGGCCTTCGCCGATGACTTGATAAGCGATGTTAACGTCGCCGCTGCGTGTGTAGTGGATTTCGGGGGTGAACTGTGCTTCTTCCTGGCTGGGCTGGCTGGGAATTTCTTTGCCGGAACGCGCTTGGACGAGCGTCGTGCCGGCCAGATTGATTTCGCCCCACGAATCACCCAGCCGTGTTTGCAGCTCCAGTTCCTGCAACAGGTTTTTCAGATCAATCTGGAAGTCCTTGACGGTTTGATAGCGTTCGTCGCGGTCTTTGCGCAGCGCCTTGTTGACGATGCGTTCCAGTTCGGGCGGGGCGCTTTCCAGACTACGCGACAAACGGGGCGGCTCGTGTTCCAGAATCGAGACCATCACGTCGCTGGGCGTTTCGCCTTGAAAGGGCGGACGGCCCGACAGCATTTCGTAAAGCACGATGCCGAGACTGAAAACATCGCTACGCCCGTCTACTTCGAGGCCGCGCGCCTGTTCGGGCGACATGTAATTCACCGTGCCCATCACCGTGCCGGGGTCGGTGTGGTAAAGCGAGGCGGTTGTGAGCGCCGATTGTTTGCTGGTTTTGGCGAGGCCGAAATCGAGCACCTTAATGTAGCCATCGGTGCGCAGCATGACGTTTTCGGGTTTGATGTCGCGGTGGATGATCCCGGCGGCGTGCGCGGCGGCGAGCGCGCTGGCAACCTGGCTGGCGATGTTCAGCGCCTGGGGCAATTTCAAACTGCTGACGGGCTGGCTGCTGGACACGGGGCCGCGTGCCATCTGTTGCCGCAACGTCTGGCCGTCAATGTATTCGGTGGCGATGAAATGGCGGCCCCCCGTCTGGCCGATTTCGTGAATGGTCAGAATGTTGGGGTGGTTGAGCGCCGAAGCGGCTTTGGCCTCGTGGACGAAGCGGCGCAACCATTGCTGGTTGTTGGTGTATTCGGACGAGAGCGTCTTCAACGCCACCCGTCGCTCCAGTTGCGTGTCGTTCGCCAGATAGACTTCGCCCATGCCCCCGACCCCGATGCGCGATTGAATCTCGTAACGGCCAAAACGCGCGCCGGGTTGAATCGTGGACAGAAAAACCTGTGCGCTGGCATGCGCGGGCGGCGTGGTTTCGCGCTGGGCCAATTCGCCGTTTTTCTTTTTGGCCGGAGCGGGGGTGGACGTGGCGGCCACCAGACTGGTGCGGGTGGGTTCGAGTTTGGTTTTTTTGACCGTCGCGACGAAGCGGTAGCCGCGTTTGGGCACGGTTTCGATGAACTGCCCCCCGTCCGGTTTTTCGCCCAGCACCCGGCGCAGCATGGAAACGTGCTGGGCCAGATTGGTTTCTTCGACGTAAGTGTCGGGCCAGATCGTTTCGAGCAATTCTTCCTTGGTCATCACGTGGCGGTTGTTCTCGACCAGGACGACCAGGGTATCAAAGGCTTTGGGAGTGAGCGCCACGGGCAGTTCGCCTTTCCAGAGCAGCCGCTCGACCGGGTCTAGACGGAAGGGGGCGAATTCGTAAATGTGACGAGTTTGTTTAGCCATGACGTTCTCAGGGTTTTG is a genomic window of Acidobacteriota bacterium containing:
- a CDS encoding glycosyltransferase family 2 protein gives rise to the protein MDYSIVVPFHNEEANLPELYRRLTRVLETLAVEYELVFVDDGSNDRTQVILKDICALDPRVTGLRLRRNFGQTAALAAGFDRAAGEVIIAMDGDLQHAPEDIPRFIEKLKEGYDIVSGWRQNRQDGVRRTLPSRIANQLMAKASGVPIHDFGTTFKAYRRDVLKRVPLYGQMHRFIPALASIEGALIAEVPIKDQPRANGQSHYGLSRTFRVMFDLLTIRLLVRYLARPLHFFGSVGATMIAVAMLLASWLLCKKLFWHEDIFIQNGPLLLFSAVLFLGGVQFLGLGLLGDLFARLYYAPEQRSIYSVAKVYRNELSEPLERAER
- a CDS encoding alpha/beta fold hydrolase, yielding MAKQTRHIYEFAPFRLDPVERLLWKGELPVALTPKAFDTLVVLVENNRHVMTKEELLETIWPDTYVEETNLAQHVSMLRRVLGEKPDGGQFIETVPKRGYRFVATVKKTKLEPTRTSLVAATSTPAPAKKKNGELAQRETTPPAHASAQVFLSTIQPGARFGRYEIQSRIGVGGMGEVYLANDTQLERRVALKTLSSEYTNNQQWLRRFVHEAKAASALNHPNILTIHEIGQTGGRHFIATEYIDGQTLRQQMARGPVSSSQPVSSLKLPQALNIASQVASALAAAHAAGIIHRDIKPENVMLRTDGYIKVLDFGLAKTSKQSALTTASLYHTDPGTVMGTVNYMSPEQARGLEVDGRSDVFSLGIVLYEMLSGRPPFQGETPSDVMVSILEHEPPRLSRSLESAPPELERIVNKALRKDRDERYQTVKDFQIDLKNLLQELELQTRLGDSWGEINLAGTTLVQARSGKEIPSQPSQEEAQFTPEIHYTRSGDVNIAYQVIGEGPLDLVFVMGWVSHLEWFWKEPGFAQFLNRLASFARVILFDKRGTGLSDRVPLNELPTLEQRMDDVRAVMEAAGSEKAVLCGISEGGPLCSLFSATYPEKTTALVMIGSYARRLWAEDYPWGPTEEHREHFFEEIRQHWGGPVGLEDRAPSRANDPQFSKWWATYLRMGASPGAALALTRMSAAIDIRPVLPAIQVPTLVLHRTDDALLHVEEGRYLAEHIPGAKFVELPGIDHLPFVGDQESILGEIEEFLTGVRYATEVDRVLATVLVAHSVGSAADIERLPERFDDARYHELLNRHQAHVKREIEMFKGHAAQIGSELNGGQIIATFDGPARAIRAACAIRDSARRLGIKLQVGLHTGECDVMKDRVGGPAVELATQVATQAAISEVLVTSTVKDLVAGSGIRFSERGATALGTLGEWRLSAVER